A region from the Halobacillus mangrovi genome encodes:
- a CDS encoding MurR/RpiR family transcriptional regulator — MLEAPTKHVISRIRSSYSQFSEKEKLIADYILENKEQIVHSTINQVADDLMVADATVFRFCKRLGFKGYQAMKIALASEIVNPIKDIHETIKETDSDLEITEKVFQANIRALESSRDVQNPESLSKAMDLLIEAKRVYFYGSGGSGILAQDAQHKFIRTGMDTHVYTDSHLQLMSVSQLKEGDLAVVFSHTGSNKDILDLVDIAKERGAKTIAITNFAKSPLTKRVDLSLYTVAQETEYRSEALASRIASLSLIDSLFVNYSVKMKEQAQESTQRMRDAISRKRV; from the coding sequence ATGCTTGAAGCACCAACCAAACACGTCATCAGTCGTATTCGTTCATCTTATAGTCAATTCAGTGAGAAAGAGAAATTGATCGCTGATTATATATTGGAGAACAAGGAACAAATTGTTCACTCTACGATCAACCAAGTAGCTGATGATCTTATGGTCGCTGATGCAACCGTTTTCAGATTCTGCAAAAGGTTAGGTTTCAAAGGTTATCAGGCGATGAAGATCGCACTTGCATCAGAGATCGTCAACCCTATCAAAGACATCCATGAAACAATCAAAGAAACAGACAGCGATTTAGAAATTACTGAAAAAGTTTTTCAAGCAAATATCAGAGCTCTTGAGTCTTCTAGAGATGTCCAAAATCCTGAAAGCTTGTCCAAAGCTATGGATTTACTAATAGAAGCAAAGCGTGTTTACTTCTATGGAAGCGGCGGATCTGGAATCCTTGCTCAAGACGCCCAGCATAAATTCATCCGCACAGGCATGGACACGCATGTCTACACGGATTCCCACCTTCAATTAATGTCGGTTTCCCAACTGAAAGAAGGCGATCTTGCTGTCGTGTTCTCTCACACAGGCTCGAACAAGGACATTCTTGACCTTGTGGATATTGCGAAAGAGAGAGGCGCTAAAACCATCGCCATCACGAACTTCGCGAAATCTCCATTAACTAAGCGTGTCGATTTGAGTTTATATACGGTGGCTCAGGAAACAGAATACCGTTCAGAGGCCCTTGCATCACGAATTGCAAGTTTGTCGCTGATCGATTCCCTGTTTGTCAACTATAGTGTGAAGATGAAGGAACAGGCACAGGAATCAACCCAGCGCATGAGAGATGCCATTTCAAGAAAAAGAGTATAG
- a CDS encoding MurR/RpiR family transcriptional regulator, with product MGKLLDAFSNALPELTHSEKHVLYYIEHHLDASKTMPLTKMAEENSVSTTTIIRLCHKLGFEGFSEFKYFLKGVEQTSLPENMDPIERYQKDITDSLGRLNPDDLERIASSIEGAERIVILSVGLTKMIGEYLSKRLMQMNRSSTYIYESHMVDLISNWIGQNDLVIFISSSGETNTLLKAADKLDHLNVQTVAVTNNPDSHLNEYVRFAISAPVQKVSYEGYDVSARSSLMMLADLVFEYYLKHITEKE from the coding sequence ATGGGAAAACTACTAGATGCTTTTTCTAACGCCTTGCCTGAGCTTACGCATTCGGAAAAGCATGTCCTCTATTATATTGAACATCACTTGGATGCTTCGAAAACGATGCCGCTAACAAAAATGGCGGAAGAAAACAGTGTCAGTACGACCACCATCATCCGGCTTTGTCATAAGCTAGGATTCGAGGGCTTTTCGGAATTCAAGTACTTTTTAAAAGGTGTGGAACAGACTTCGCTTCCTGAAAATATGGATCCGATTGAGCGTTACCAGAAAGATATTACCGATAGCCTCGGACGTTTGAACCCTGATGATTTGGAGCGGATTGCCTCATCAATTGAGGGGGCGGAACGGATCGTCATCCTATCTGTCGGGTTGACGAAAATGATTGGAGAATATTTGAGCAAGCGTCTCATGCAGATGAATCGTTCTTCAACGTACATTTATGAATCACATATGGTTGATTTGATTAGCAATTGGATAGGCCAAAACGATCTCGTTATTTTCATTTCTTCAAGTGGTGAGACAAATACATTGCTGAAGGCCGCAGATAAGCTCGATCATTTGAATGTTCAAACGGTCGCGGTCACCAATAATCCTGACAGCCACTTGAACGAATATGTACGCTTTGCGATCAGTGCGCCCGTGCAAAAAGTCTCCTACGAAGGCTACGACGTATCAGCAAGATCCTCTCTTATGATGCTCGCTGACCTCGTGTTCGAGTACTACTTAAAGCACATTACAGAAAAAGAATAA
- a CDS encoding alpha-amylase family glycosyl hydrolase — protein sequence MSQELMNKIESHLEEIYGEVRAEDLRQFEHLIAQWSEKEWITPAAPAEKNVYLITYGDSIYEEGKPTLPALQRFLKEEVGDAITDVHLLPMFPYTSDDGFSVTDYRKIHPDLGDWGDIRSFSKDYRMMFDFVANHMSQSSEWFQGYLNEDPKFKDFFIPNDDSFDASQVVRPRTSPLFHEYEGHDGTKTAWTTFSKDQVDVNFKHFPVLLEMTDILLDYAHQGGTSIRLDAIGFIWKESGTTCIHLPQAHEIIKLWHTVINAFQPNTQIITETNVPHKENISYFGDGTNEANMVYQFTLPPLVLYSFMKHNAKKLTDWAKTIDKVSNEATYFNFLASHDGIGMRPTEGILSEDEKQELVDQVKRNGGEVSYKSNPDGSQSVYELNINYSEALKNEGEDVTEEDEVVKMLAAHSILLSVIGVPAIYYHSLLGSKNDYEGLNNSGIPRRINREKLELQRIRKELNDDTRRNGIFTGLKEMIGVRQGEPAFSPYADQEVLEIDERVFALVRYNQETGDQVFFAVNTSREEVTIPLPFEGINLVENRDASGTITLPRYGFKWIKKG from the coding sequence ATGAGCCAGGAGTTAATGAATAAAATCGAAAGCCACTTAGAGGAAATTTACGGGGAGGTTCGTGCCGAAGATCTCCGCCAGTTCGAGCATTTGATTGCCCAATGGTCAGAAAAGGAATGGATTACACCAGCAGCACCTGCGGAGAAAAATGTGTATTTGATCACTTATGGTGACAGCATTTATGAAGAGGGTAAGCCGACTTTGCCTGCTCTTCAGCGCTTTTTGAAAGAAGAAGTTGGCGATGCAATTACCGACGTTCACTTACTTCCTATGTTTCCCTATACGTCAGACGATGGATTTTCGGTAACCGATTACCGAAAAATCCATCCTGATCTTGGGGATTGGGGCGACATTCGCTCCTTTTCTAAGGATTACCGGATGATGTTCGATTTCGTTGCCAACCACATGTCTCAGTCAAGTGAATGGTTCCAGGGCTATCTGAATGAAGATCCAAAGTTCAAAGATTTTTTCATTCCTAACGATGATTCGTTTGATGCGAGTCAGGTTGTCCGTCCACGCACGTCGCCATTGTTCCATGAATATGAAGGCCATGATGGCACAAAAACAGCCTGGACGACGTTTAGTAAGGACCAGGTGGATGTAAACTTTAAGCATTTCCCTGTATTGTTGGAAATGACAGACATTCTTCTTGATTACGCTCACCAGGGTGGCACGAGCATCCGGCTTGATGCCATCGGGTTTATATGGAAAGAATCGGGCACGACGTGTATCCACCTGCCGCAAGCGCATGAAATTATTAAGCTGTGGCACACCGTGATCAATGCTTTTCAGCCGAACACACAGATCATTACCGAAACGAACGTCCCGCACAAAGAAAACATCAGCTATTTCGGTGATGGGACAAATGAAGCGAACATGGTCTATCAGTTCACCCTGCCGCCTCTTGTGCTCTACAGCTTTATGAAACACAATGCCAAGAAGCTTACGGACTGGGCGAAGACGATTGATAAAGTATCAAATGAGGCAACCTACTTTAATTTCCTGGCCAGTCACGATGGAATCGGTATGCGCCCGACCGAAGGTATTTTGTCAGAAGATGAGAAGCAGGAACTCGTTGATCAGGTGAAACGAAATGGTGGAGAAGTTTCCTATAAGAGTAATCCGGACGGAAGCCAATCTGTTTATGAATTGAACATCAATTACTCAGAAGCGCTAAAAAATGAAGGCGAAGATGTAACCGAAGAAGACGAAGTCGTGAAGATGCTTGCAGCTCACTCGATTTTACTCTCCGTCATTGGTGTACCTGCCATTTACTATCATTCCTTACTCGGATCGAAGAATGACTACGAAGGATTGAACAATTCCGGAATCCCTCGGAGGATTAACCGAGAAAAACTTGAGCTTCAACGAATTCGTAAAGAACTAAATGATGATACAAGAAGAAATGGGATTTTCACAGGGTTAAAAGAAATGATTGGAGTAAGACAAGGGGAGCCTGCATTTTCTCCTTATGCCGATCAAGAGGTACTTGAGATCGATGAGAGAGTGTTTGCATTAGTGCGATACAATCAAGAGACAGGGGATCAGGTATTCTTCGCTGTTAACACATCTCGAGAAGAGGTAACGATTCCTCTGCCGTTTGAAGGGATTAATCTAGTAGAAAATCGCGACGCAAGTGGAACGATTACCCTTCCCCGCTACGGATTCAAATGGATTAAGAAAGGTTAA
- a CDS encoding gluconokinase — MKSYVIGLDIGTTSAKSVIFDREGHVKGEHEVGYPLLHPQNGYAEQDPVTIEEAALEAIFVSKETAGIDASNLAGVGISAAMHSLICIDKSGEPLSPSIIWADARSADQAAFLKENHPHLYMNSGTPLHPMSPLSKLIWMKEHLYAPHEAADYFVSIKEFLLYRWFGEKVVDYSIAAATGMFNIKEHHWDEEALSLAGIETSQLFEPVPPTHTLKGMKAQAAGKSGLSKDTPFVIGASDGPLANLGIGAIEPGETAITIGTSGAIRQFATEPLLDEKQEIFSYSFTEDLWITGGPSNNGGIVLAWLQNLWDGDQDAYSVEQLSEMADSVPVGADHLLFLPYLNGERAPFWNAEAKGSFIGLMPTHKKEHMTRAAMEGVLFSILHIGKALERLGNNHQKVYASGGFARSSVWVQMLADMFNTTIYLPKSHQSSAWGAAWLTLYSLGEVEKLADIKSSIPMDKECKPNPENHAKYQELFRVYEAVSTDLQPHFSKLHQMNN, encoded by the coding sequence ATGAAGTCATATGTGATCGGACTGGATATCGGAACGACCAGTGCAAAGTCAGTGATCTTTGACCGGGAGGGTCATGTTAAAGGAGAACATGAAGTAGGCTACCCTCTACTGCATCCTCAAAACGGGTACGCAGAACAGGATCCGGTTACGATTGAAGAAGCAGCTTTGGAAGCGATTTTTGTAAGTAAGGAAACGGCAGGGATTGATGCTAGCAACCTAGCTGGTGTTGGAATCTCTGCTGCGATGCACTCACTGATCTGTATAGACAAAAGTGGTGAGCCGCTTTCTCCATCTATTATATGGGCGGACGCCAGAAGTGCGGACCAGGCAGCCTTTTTAAAAGAAAACCATCCACATTTATACATGAATTCAGGGACACCGCTGCATCCAATGTCCCCTTTATCCAAGCTGATTTGGATGAAAGAGCACCTGTATGCTCCACACGAAGCGGCTGACTATTTTGTTTCGATTAAAGAATTTCTTTTGTACCGCTGGTTCGGTGAAAAAGTCGTCGATTATTCCATAGCAGCAGCAACTGGAATGTTTAATATTAAAGAACATCATTGGGACGAGGAAGCCTTGAGCCTTGCCGGTATCGAAACCAGCCAGTTATTTGAGCCCGTACCTCCAACTCATACGCTAAAAGGCATGAAAGCTCAAGCAGCTGGAAAATCAGGGTTGAGTAAGGATACTCCTTTTGTAATCGGAGCAAGTGACGGTCCTCTTGCCAATCTGGGAATTGGAGCCATTGAACCGGGGGAAACAGCCATTACGATCGGGACAAGCGGAGCGATCAGACAGTTTGCCACCGAGCCTCTCCTTGATGAAAAACAAGAAATCTTCTCCTACAGCTTCACAGAGGATTTATGGATTACCGGCGGACCCTCCAATAATGGCGGCATTGTCCTCGCTTGGCTGCAAAATCTTTGGGATGGGGACCAGGATGCTTACAGTGTTGAGCAGTTAAGTGAAATGGCGGACAGCGTGCCGGTTGGAGCCGACCATTTGCTCTTTCTTCCTTACTTAAACGGAGAACGTGCACCGTTCTGGAATGCAGAAGCGAAGGGATCCTTTATCGGTCTTATGCCTACACATAAGAAGGAGCACATGACCCGTGCAGCTATGGAAGGTGTCCTATTCTCGATTCTCCATATCGGAAAAGCTCTTGAACGTTTAGGAAATAATCATCAGAAGGTGTACGCAAGTGGAGGCTTCGCACGGTCATCCGTCTGGGTACAGATGCTTGCAGACATGTTCAATACAACGATTTATCTTCCGAAGAGCCACCAAAGCTCTGCATGGGGAGCTGCGTGGCTTACGCTTTACAGTCTTGGAGAGGTGGAGAAGCTTGCCGATATCAAAAGCTCGATCCCGATGGACAAGGAGTGTAAGCCGAATCCAGAAAATCATGCAAAATACCAGGAACTGTTCCGGGTGTACGAAGCTGTATCCACTGACCTTCAGCCACACTTCTCTAAGCTCCACCAAATGAACAACTAA
- a CDS encoding glycoside hydrolase family 38 N-terminal domain-containing protein, which yields MSKKRVYVVPHSHWDREWYFTIEDSNLLLAENMDHLIELLEENSDYHGYVFDAQISVVDEYLKVRPHNSDRLRSLVEAKRIFVGPWYTQADSLLVHKESLVRNLLYGVKGAEKMGHSMNIGYLPDIFGQNHYLPSLFKGFGIDHVILQRGVYSDQLDENLNFRWQSPDGEQVQANLMKIGYGPGKFLSADEDFHKDRLQPMLDTLASLNRDTDRLLLPSGGDQVLVRDYFPETVEKLNANDDRYEYVLSDYETFMEDTWQETSFDHVIEGELIATEGSRIHNTIRSQRYDIKKWNHIVEHKIINQLEPLATIAQSLGLRYPQEWLDDMWKNLFDVHAHDSIGGCNSDDTNEDIIKRLVKINRQADGLMNMIKRQITKAVSEETGSEDIFVVFNTMPKLHQKSVETVLFTKDPDFNVRYLDGEPLDYCIRKQDYLSGGKKIVVTAEGDKEVEIPGYYRTEVHITDVEVPALGYTTLQIVKAAEKADHLASSKADVIENDSYVVSFSDGEMKLTEKTSNLSVGNFIQFEDTADAGDSYDYSPLPGDQAILTGKAKLIGVRKSPFVEEMTIEHELILPVDLDSRKAGVKNASFTIRTVLELRKEEDLLRVKHEIDNNVHDHRVRVLVQTPVEQPAASIADQGYSLIERPSENPRMDIWREQGYKEAPVPIYTVEQFASVDSDQGSLAAFTKGLKEYEVLKEKGQLALTLFRSVGLLGRDDLEWRPGRASGINNKVVTTPDAQMEGELTFDYAIQLSGNCLDTTALFETADHYNERYVTYQHQSLNTFEERLDRFEIPQPVKRLPGEYSLVTLDNENLFVSAVKQAHDGKNIIMRVYNPTHHSVEMDVRGDLIGNLKRVNLAEVTIDDAPLTVPAKGFQTIQFSVEGDLSL from the coding sequence ATGTCTAAAAAACGTGTGTATGTCGTTCCCCACTCCCACTGGGATCGGGAATGGTATTTTACTATAGAAGATTCGAATCTACTACTTGCAGAAAATATGGATCACCTCATCGAGTTATTAGAAGAAAATTCAGACTACCACGGGTACGTCTTCGATGCTCAAATCTCTGTCGTCGATGAATACTTGAAAGTACGTCCGCACAACAGCGATCGACTTCGTTCTCTGGTTGAAGCCAAACGAATTTTCGTCGGACCGTGGTACACGCAGGCCGATTCGCTGCTTGTCCACAAAGAGTCCCTCGTCCGCAACCTTTTATACGGAGTGAAAGGCGCAGAAAAAATGGGTCATTCAATGAACATCGGCTACCTTCCGGACATTTTCGGCCAAAACCACTACCTCCCTTCTCTGTTCAAAGGGTTCGGTATCGATCACGTGATCTTGCAGCGTGGCGTCTATTCCGATCAGCTGGATGAGAATTTGAACTTCCGTTGGCAATCTCCGGACGGTGAACAGGTTCAAGCGAACTTGATGAAGATTGGGTACGGACCAGGGAAATTCCTGAGCGCAGATGAAGATTTCCATAAAGACCGTCTGCAGCCAATGCTGGATACGCTGGCTTCCCTAAACCGTGATACGGATCGTCTGCTTCTTCCTTCCGGGGGTGATCAGGTGCTTGTGCGGGATTATTTCCCGGAAACGGTCGAGAAATTAAATGCCAATGACGACCGGTATGAATATGTACTGTCTGATTACGAAACATTCATGGAAGATACATGGCAAGAAACGTCGTTTGATCACGTGATTGAAGGTGAATTGATCGCAACAGAAGGATCCCGCATTCACAATACGATCCGCTCCCAGCGTTATGACATTAAAAAATGGAATCACATCGTCGAGCACAAAATCATAAATCAACTGGAGCCACTAGCGACCATCGCCCAGTCTCTTGGTCTGCGTTACCCGCAGGAGTGGCTCGATGACATGTGGAAAAACCTTTTTGATGTGCACGCTCACGACAGTATCGGCGGATGTAATTCCGATGATACCAATGAAGACATTATAAAAAGGCTTGTGAAGATCAACCGTCAGGCAGACGGGTTGATGAACATGATCAAACGTCAGATTACGAAAGCAGTCAGCGAAGAAACGGGAAGCGAAGACATTTTTGTGGTGTTCAATACGATGCCTAAGCTCCACCAGAAATCTGTTGAAACCGTCCTATTTACGAAGGATCCTGATTTTAATGTGCGTTATCTTGATGGAGAGCCGCTTGATTATTGTATTCGTAAACAAGACTATTTAAGCGGCGGAAAGAAAATTGTCGTAACCGCTGAAGGCGATAAGGAAGTTGAAATTCCAGGATACTACCGGACGGAAGTCCATATCACAGATGTAGAAGTACCTGCTCTCGGCTATACAACCTTGCAGATTGTAAAAGCTGCGGAAAAAGCAGACCATTTGGCTTCATCAAAGGCTGATGTAATTGAAAACGACTCGTACGTGGTATCGTTCTCAGACGGGGAAATGAAGCTTACAGAAAAGACTTCAAACTTGTCAGTTGGTAACTTCATTCAATTTGAAGATACTGCAGATGCAGGTGATTCGTACGATTACTCTCCACTTCCAGGAGACCAGGCGATCCTTACAGGTAAAGCAAAACTCATAGGTGTTAGAAAATCACCTTTTGTGGAAGAAATGACGATTGAACACGAGCTGATCCTGCCTGTGGATTTAGACAGCCGCAAAGCTGGTGTGAAAAATGCTTCTTTTACCATCCGAACGGTTCTCGAGCTGCGTAAAGAGGAAGATCTCCTCCGCGTCAAGCATGAGATTGATAACAATGTCCACGACCATCGTGTAAGAGTATTGGTGCAAACACCAGTAGAACAGCCAGCGGCTTCTATAGCTGACCAAGGGTATAGTTTAATTGAACGCCCTTCAGAAAATCCGCGTATGGACATTTGGAGGGAGCAAGGCTATAAAGAAGCGCCTGTCCCTATTTATACCGTCGAGCAATTCGCCAGTGTGGACAGCGACCAGGGATCTCTTGCCGCTTTTACAAAAGGTCTAAAAGAATATGAAGTCCTGAAAGAGAAAGGTCAATTGGCTTTAACTTTATTCCGCAGTGTCGGTCTACTAGGACGCGATGATTTAGAATGGCGTCCGGGCCGTGCTTCCGGAATCAATAATAAAGTAGTTACAACGCCGGATGCGCAAATGGAAGGTGAATTGACGTTTGATTATGCGATTCAGCTGTCAGGGAATTGTCTTGATACAACGGCTCTTTTCGAAACAGCCGATCATTACAATGAGCGCTACGTCACCTATCAGCATCAATCTCTCAACACATTCGAAGAGAGACTGGATCGGTTTGAGATTCCACAGCCAGTGAAACGCCTCCCAGGTGAATATTCGCTAGTAACGCTAGACAACGAAAACCTTTTTGTAAGTGCTGTAAAACAAGCCCATGACGGGAAAAACATTATCATGCGTGTCTATAATCCTACCCATCATTCCGTTGAAATGGATGTGCGTGGGGATCTTATCGGAAACCTTAAAAGGGTCAACTTAGCAGAAGTGACTATAGACGATGCGCCTCTCACTGTACCCGCTAAAGGATTCCAAACGATTCAATTTTCTGTGGAAGGAGACCTTTCCTTATGA
- a CDS encoding fructose-specific PTS transporter subunit EIIC, with the protein MQLAQMTEQSLIRYDLKETKKEDVLWKLSEQLYQQGHVTSTKAFYETVLEREEISATGMEAGLAIPHGKSSAVKKAGFAVARLDHPIDDWESIDPNNKVELVFLLAIPDGEAGSTHLSLLAELSTRLMDKEYYNSLMKAKNPEEFLAALDHDEKPVKEEPPQEYTKTVLVITACAAGIAHTYMAAEALEQAGKKLGVKVYSEKQGANGLEDAHSPERIQEADAVIFATDISPKGKERFKGLPYVQTRVAAPLERGEELIQQVLNNPDGTVQSNGDEESSSSSPQKKQGILAEMAQAIMTGISYMIPVIVAAGLMMGIAKLGSIPFGLVNEINDISYATADNELFKILHYLDKFGFMIFQFMYPIFAAFTAYALADRVGIVPGFIGGLFAAGIHYRFWGVEDGIPSGFFGALILGLAAGYIAKILNEKIKLNKNFQAMKPMLIIPAISVLSVFLLNFYIVDPVFGGLNELLRNTIESAQESGEVVLSTIIAAATAFDLGGPINKAAGAIAIGLAGDQIFPLTPRVLAIVIPPIGLGLATVLDRYVVGRRVFDENLRLTGNTSILLGLIAISEGAIPFMLRNPIITIPINIIGAIIGSVTAVLLGAVQWYPLPAFWGWPLVDNLWAYIVGLLAGTLFIALANIFVRFTLIKRGRIQI; encoded by the coding sequence ATGCAACTCGCACAAATGACCGAACAATCTTTAATTCGGTACGATTTGAAAGAGACGAAAAAAGAAGATGTGCTTTGGAAGCTGTCAGAACAACTCTACCAACAAGGCCATGTCACTTCGACTAAAGCCTTTTATGAAACCGTTTTAGAACGGGAGGAAATATCCGCAACAGGAATGGAAGCAGGCCTTGCGATTCCGCACGGAAAATCCTCCGCTGTAAAAAAAGCTGGGTTTGCAGTCGCTCGATTGGATCATCCGATTGACGATTGGGAAAGCATTGACCCGAACAACAAGGTTGAGCTTGTGTTCCTATTAGCCATCCCTGATGGAGAAGCGGGATCGACTCACTTGAGCTTGCTTGCTGAATTGAGTACCCGCTTGATGGATAAAGAGTACTACAACAGCCTGATGAAGGCGAAGAATCCAGAAGAATTCCTTGCTGCTCTTGATCACGATGAAAAGCCAGTAAAAGAAGAGCCGCCGCAAGAATACACGAAAACTGTTCTTGTCATTACCGCATGTGCCGCTGGGATCGCTCATACTTATATGGCTGCGGAAGCCTTAGAGCAAGCCGGAAAAAAACTTGGCGTTAAAGTGTACAGTGAAAAACAAGGCGCAAATGGCTTAGAGGATGCCCATTCCCCTGAACGCATCCAAGAAGCCGATGCTGTTATTTTCGCTACGGATATTTCACCAAAAGGGAAAGAGCGCTTCAAAGGGCTTCCTTACGTGCAAACTCGTGTAGCTGCTCCGTTAGAACGCGGAGAAGAATTGATCCAACAAGTATTAAACAATCCAGACGGAACGGTGCAATCAAACGGTGATGAAGAATCCAGTTCCTCCAGTCCTCAGAAAAAGCAAGGCATTCTTGCTGAAATGGCACAAGCCATCATGACCGGGATTTCTTACATGATTCCTGTCATCGTTGCTGCCGGTTTAATGATGGGGATTGCGAAGTTGGGATCGATTCCATTCGGTCTTGTCAATGAAATCAATGATATTAGCTATGCAACAGCCGATAATGAACTGTTTAAGATTTTGCACTACCTCGATAAATTCGGGTTTATGATTTTCCAGTTTATGTACCCGATCTTTGCAGCGTTTACCGCTTATGCTTTAGCTGATCGTGTCGGTATTGTCCCTGGTTTTATCGGAGGATTGTTCGCCGCTGGAATCCATTACCGCTTCTGGGGTGTAGAAGATGGCATTCCATCAGGTTTCTTCGGAGCTTTGATCCTCGGTTTAGCAGCTGGTTATATTGCTAAGATTTTGAATGAAAAAATCAAACTGAACAAGAATTTCCAGGCGATGAAGCCAATGCTGATCATCCCTGCGATTAGTGTACTATCTGTATTCTTACTGAACTTTTACATTGTCGATCCAGTCTTTGGCGGCTTGAACGAGCTGCTTCGTAACACGATTGAATCTGCACAAGAATCCGGCGAGGTCGTGCTCTCCACGATCATCGCAGCAGCTACGGCCTTTGACTTAGGCGGACCGATCAATAAAGCCGCTGGTGCAATTGCGATCGGCCTTGCAGGTGATCAGATTTTCCCACTGACACCACGTGTGCTTGCTATCGTAATTCCACCAATCGGACTTGGACTTGCTACTGTCTTAGACCGTTATGTTGTCGGTCGTCGCGTATTTGATGAAAACCTGCGCCTCACTGGGAATACGTCCATTTTACTTGGACTGATTGCCATCAGTGAAGGGGCGATTCCATTTATGCTTCGTAATCCGATTATTACGATTCCAATCAACATCATTGGAGCGATTATCGGTTCGGTCACCGCCGTCCTTCTAGGTGCTGTTCAATGGTATCCACTGCCTGCCTTCTGGGGCTGGCCGCTCGTGGACAACCTGTGGGCTTATATTGTCGGACTGTTAGCCGGTACTTTATTCATCGCACTGGCAAACATCTTCGTCCGCTTCACGTTGATCAAACGAGGACGCATTCAAATTTAA
- a CDS encoding glycerate kinase: MKIVIAPDSFKGSLSASQVSEAMAEGVQCAHAEAHVVTVPMADGGEGSIEALKKWVSKEIPVKVNGPGGNVIDTSFVILPYNGKDAAFIECARSTGITLVPDEKRNPFALNSYGLGEQIRTAIEKGCRDLVVSLGGSATTDAGTGLLQALGFRFFDSSGQLLPYNRNILTEIDGMDDGEVMEELAECSITIASDVTNPFYGKNGAAYVYGPQKGATEQDVKQLDAGLERFSRVVQAATEKNLQEIQGAGAAGGLGGALAGVLGAEMKSGFDVIAELVGLENLVEDADLVLTGEGSLDTQSAHGKVPVSVGKIARNYDVPAVAMAGVVDVEGSYEGLTAVFSIQSGPCSLTEALDHSTAYNNIRHTTKQILNLWNK; the protein is encoded by the coding sequence ATGAAAATTGTGATCGCTCCAGATTCTTTTAAGGGATCTCTTTCTGCTTCTCAAGTAAGCGAAGCGATGGCTGAAGGTGTTCAATGCGCCCATGCTGAAGCTCATGTAGTCACGGTCCCTATGGCAGACGGAGGAGAAGGATCTATTGAGGCATTGAAAAAATGGGTATCGAAGGAGATCCCCGTGAAAGTCAATGGTCCTGGAGGTAATGTCATTGATACCAGCTTTGTAATCCTTCCCTATAACGGGAAAGATGCCGCATTTATCGAATGCGCCAGAAGTACTGGGATCACTCTCGTTCCTGATGAGAAGCGTAACCCTTTTGCATTAAACTCCTATGGACTAGGCGAGCAAATTCGTACTGCCATCGAAAAAGGCTGCCGCGACCTCGTTGTGTCGCTGGGCGGCAGTGCAACTACTGACGCCGGCACAGGGCTTTTACAAGCACTAGGATTTCGCTTTTTCGATTCCTCCGGTCAGCTTCTTCCTTATAATCGAAATATCTTAACAGAAATCGATGGTATGGATGATGGCGAAGTGATGGAAGAGCTTGCCGAATGTTCCATCACGATTGCTTCAGATGTCACGAACCCTTTTTACGGTAAGAATGGAGCGGCTTATGTATACGGGCCGCAGAAAGGCGCAACTGAACAGGACGTAAAGCAGCTTGATGCAGGACTGGAGCGCTTTTCCCGGGTCGTACAAGCGGCCACAGAAAAAAACTTGCAAGAAATTCAAGGCGCTGGAGCTGCCGGGGGACTTGGCGGAGCTCTAGCTGGAGTTCTCGGAGCTGAGATGAAATCAGGATTTGATGTGATAGCAGAATTAGTAGGTTTGGAAAACCTTGTAGAAGATGCAGATCTCGTGTTGACGGGTGAAGGAAGCTTAGATACGCAATCCGCTCACGGGAAAGTGCCTGTCTCTGTAGGGAAAATTGCTAGGAACTATGATGTGCCTGCTGTAGCGATGGCAGGAGTTGTCGATGTAGAAGGGTCCTACGAAGGATTGACGGCCGTCTTCTCGATCCAATCCGGCCCATGTTCGTTAACAGAAGCCCTCGATCACAGTACAGCATACAATAATATAAGACATACAACAAAACAAATCCTAAATTTATGGAATAAATAA